The Candidatus Parvarchaeota archaeon sequence GAGCCGCTGGAGTTTGTTGTTGGCAGTGGCAGCGTTATTAAGGGCTTTGAAACAGCAGTAATTGGGTTGTCTGTAGGAGAGGAGAGAAATGTCAGCATAAATCCTGAAGATGGCTACGGGCTAAGGTCTGAGGAGCTTGTGCAGGAGCTGCCGCTGGAGGGAATGAAGGACGCTGACAAGTTCCAGGAAGGGATGATGCTGACCTTAAGGGATCCTGAAGGCAGTAT is a genomic window containing:
- a CDS encoding peptidylprolyl isomerase, which codes for MPMAKNGDRVKVHYTGTFDDGEKFDSSEGREPLEFVVGSGSVIKGFETAVIGLSVGEERNVSINPEDGYGLRSEELVQELPLEGMKDADKFQEGMMLTLRDPEGSMMNARVAKIENNKMTLDLNHPLAGKTLNFSIKLVEIC